One segment of Chelonia mydas isolate rCheMyd1 chromosome 13, rCheMyd1.pri.v2, whole genome shotgun sequence DNA contains the following:
- the LOC102935416 gene encoding olfactory receptor 11A1, translating into MEFILLGFGNVPELQLLLFLLFLVIYIMTMAGNILIVVLVVADLHLQTPMYFFLGNLSCLETCYTSNILPRMLASLRTGDRTISVSGCFMQLYCFGVLACSECYLLAAMSYDRYLAICKPLHYVSLMNDRFCFQLVVGSWISGFVAASIIVSGISMLMFCGPNKIDHFLCEFNVVIKLSCSDTHSMVLVAFLLSSLFTLPPFLLTLTSYISIITTILRIPSSTGRQKVFSTCSSHLMVVTIYYGTLIIVYLLPDINTLRGMTKVFSVFYTILTPLVNPVIYSLRNKEVKEALRKVVRKFGTFTAVQRIQANVFRSK; encoded by the coding sequence ATGGAATTTATCCTCCTGGGATTTGGGAATGTCCCAGAACTGCAGCTTCTTCTCTTCCTGTTGTTTCTAGTGATCTACATCATGACCATGGCCGGGAACATCCTCATTGTTGTGCTAGTTGTGGCTGATCTGCACCTTCagacccccatgtacttcttcttGGGGAACCTGTCCTGCTTGGAGACTTGCTACACCTCCAACATCCTGCCCaggatgctggccagtctccggactggggacagaaccatttctgtGAGTGGCTGCTTCATGCAGCTTTATTGTTTTGGAGTCTTGGCATGTTCAGAATGCTATCTCCTGGCAGCGATGTCTTATGATAGGTATTTAGCGATATGTAAACCACTGCACTATGTGTCCCTTATGAATGATAGGTTCTGCTTCCAGCTAGTGGTTGGGTCTTGGATTAGTGGATTTGTGGCTGCTTCCATAATAGTATCTGGGATATCGATGTTAATGTTCTGCGGTCCCAATAAAATTGACCATTTCCTGTGTGAATTCAACGTAGTGATAAAACTCTCCTGCAGTGACACCCACAGCATGGTACTTGTGGCTTTCCTGCTGTCCTCCTTATTCACACTACCACCATTTCTATTAACCCTGACTTCCTACATTTCTATCATCAccaccatcctgagaatcccttccagCACTGGCAGGCAAAAGGTATTTTCCACTTGCTCCTCTCACCTCATGGTGGTGACCATTTACTATGGGACCCTAATCATTGTTTACTTGCTCCCAGACATCAACACACTGCGAGGCAtgaccaaagtcttctctgtcttcTACACCATCCTCACACCACTGGTCAACCCcgtcatctacagcctgagaaacaaagaggtaAAGGAGGCCCTGAGGAAAGTTGTCAGGAAATTTGGGACTTTCACAGCAGTTCAGAGAATTCAAGCTAATGTCTTTAGatcaaaatga